A region of Dermabacter vaginalis DNA encodes the following proteins:
- a CDS encoding SDR family oxidoreductase has translation MSHDFATSPVESAWQQATETPERTLVVGAGGQLGRALQGLWLGRDDVDFIEREVLDIGAHASIEAFGFSPYSVIVNAAGYTDKDGAESAEGRREAWAVNAQGVALLVSAAREAGAVLVHVSSDYVFDGSEAFHTEEEGFAPLGVYGQTKAAGDAAVSTLAAHYILRTSWVVGEGKNFVATMREHARNGESPSVVNDQFGRLTFTEEIARAIDFVLREHAPFGTYNVSNSGDPASWFDIAQKVFELTGHDPNMVQSVSSAEYLDAHKGIALRPINSALDLSKITEAGFRPREQFEALAAYLA, from the coding sequence GTGTCCCACGATTTTGCAACCTCGCCTGTGGAGAGTGCATGGCAGCAGGCAACCGAAACCCCCGAGCGTACCCTTGTGGTGGGCGCCGGCGGGCAGCTTGGTCGCGCCCTCCAGGGTTTGTGGCTTGGCCGCGACGACGTGGATTTTATCGAGCGCGAGGTTCTCGATATTGGCGCGCATGCCTCGATTGAGGCCTTTGGTTTTTCGCCCTACTCGGTGATTGTCAACGCTGCGGGATATACCGACAAGGATGGCGCGGAGAGCGCCGAGGGCCGCCGTGAGGCGTGGGCCGTGAACGCTCAGGGCGTGGCGCTACTCGTGTCGGCCGCGCGCGAAGCGGGCGCCGTTCTTGTGCACGTCTCAAGCGACTACGTGTTCGATGGCTCGGAAGCGTTTCATACCGAAGAAGAGGGCTTTGCGCCGCTTGGCGTTTACGGTCAAACAAAGGCAGCTGGGGATGCGGCGGTCTCGACCCTCGCGGCGCATTACATTCTCCGCACGAGCTGGGTTGTAGGCGAGGGCAAGAACTTTGTGGCGACGATGCGCGAGCACGCACGAAACGGCGAATCGCCCTCCGTTGTGAACGACCAGTTCGGGCGCTTGACCTTCACCGAGGAAATCGCCCGTGCGATTGACTTCGTGTTGCGTGAACACGCGCCGTTTGGCACCTACAACGTGTCGAATTCCGGCGATCCCGCGTCGTGGTTTGACATCGCTCAAAAGGTCTTCGAGCTCACGGGGCACGATCCCAACATGGTCCAAAGCGTGTCGAGTGCGGAGTACCTCGATGCGCACAAGGGCATCGCTCTGCGCCCCATCAATTCGGCGCTTGATCTGAGCAAGATCACCGAAGCGGGTTTTCGCCCGCGTGAACAGTTCGAGGCTCTCGCGGCGTACCTCGCCTAG
- a CDS encoding NAD(P)/FAD-dependent oxidoreductase, translating into MPLLPAFYRKTVPAKDGASWPHVVIVGGGFAGAHLVLALRDVRVRVTLIDRNVYKTFQPLLYQVATAGLNSGDVTMFLRGLSLHAPNMRFRQGEVTGVDTDEQVVKLSDGGSVRYDHLVLASGATTNYFGTPGAEEFAMPMYTRSQALEIRERIFAELERATQLKEMSFTDRLAISIVGGGPTGVEIAGALADFRISELDVLYPEVDPGTLEISLIQRGDELLKAFEPQHREYAARELEKRGVRLRLGQGVEEVGYDFVRLADGSYVESDITIWAAGVSVSTSVNAWGFPQGRGGRIDVDPTLRVKGFDNVWAAGDIAGGDNPQPQLAQPAVQMGQHVARAIRALVEGDEAAAEKPFKYNDLGAMATIGRRAAIAELPGGVNLQGSIGWLAWLGVHVSKLLGTRNRRSVAANLLYLYNGTGMSRVPNPVVGDVDSFEARRAFRENAPIRRFGYQAGKRFKDPGKPRTRR; encoded by the coding sequence ATGCCCTTGCTCCCCGCGTTCTACCGCAAAACCGTGCCCGCCAAAGACGGCGCAAGCTGGCCCCATGTCGTGATCGTTGGCGGCGGATTCGCCGGCGCCCACCTCGTACTCGCCCTTCGCGACGTGCGCGTGCGCGTGACCCTCATCGATCGGAACGTCTACAAGACCTTCCAGCCGCTTCTCTACCAGGTGGCCACCGCCGGCCTGAACTCCGGCGATGTCACGATGTTCCTGCGCGGGCTCTCCCTCCACGCCCCCAACATGCGCTTCCGCCAGGGCGAGGTCACCGGGGTCGACACCGACGAGCAGGTTGTGAAACTTTCCGACGGCGGCTCGGTGCGCTATGACCACCTCGTTTTGGCAAGTGGCGCCACCACGAACTATTTCGGTACGCCGGGCGCGGAGGAATTCGCGATGCCGATGTACACCCGCTCGCAGGCCCTTGAGATCCGTGAGCGAATTTTCGCGGAGCTCGAGCGCGCAACTCAGCTCAAGGAGATGAGCTTCACCGACCGTCTCGCGATTTCGATCGTGGGTGGCGGCCCCACGGGCGTGGAAATTGCGGGTGCGCTTGCCGATTTCCGCATCAGCGAGCTCGATGTGCTCTACCCGGAGGTGGACCCAGGCACCCTCGAGATCTCCCTCATTCAACGCGGCGATGAACTCCTCAAGGCCTTTGAGCCGCAACACCGTGAATATGCGGCGCGCGAGCTCGAAAAACGTGGCGTGAGGCTACGTCTCGGCCAGGGCGTTGAAGAGGTCGGCTACGACTTTGTGCGCCTCGCCGATGGCTCCTACGTCGAATCAGACATCACGATTTGGGCCGCGGGCGTGAGCGTGTCGACGTCGGTTAACGCGTGGGGCTTCCCGCAGGGGCGCGGGGGGCGAATCGATGTCGATCCCACGCTGCGCGTCAAGGGTTTCGACAACGTGTGGGCCGCGGGCGATATCGCCGGCGGTGACAACCCTCAGCCGCAGCTCGCCCAGCCAGCGGTCCAAATGGGCCAGCACGTGGCGCGCGCCATCAGGGCGCTCGTCGAAGGTGATGAAGCCGCAGCGGAGAAGCCGTTTAAGTACAACGACCTGGGGGCGATGGCCACAATCGGCCGACGTGCCGCTATCGCGGAACTCCCCGGTGGGGTCAATCTACAAGGGTCGATCGGTTGGCTCGCGTGGCTCGGCGTACACGTCTCGAAGCTTCTCGGCACACGCAACCGCCGCTCGGTCGCGGCGAATCTTCTTTACCTCTACAACGGCACGGGGATGTCGCGCGTACCGAACCCGGTCGTGGGCGATGTGGATTCGTTCGAGGCACGACGAGCCTTCCGTGAGAACGCTCCGATCCGACGCTTCGGCTACCAGGCGGGCAAGCGCTTCAAGGATCCGGGCAAGCCGCGCACGCGCCGCTAG
- a CDS encoding bifunctional metallophosphatase/5'-nucleotidase — MALSLRRAGALLAAAFVTAPLVAASPAFAEEQQDTLTLFNINDFHGRINASAKDLACTLEEERAKVDGPSFFLSAGDNVGASEFESFIQQDEPTIDYLNALGLEASAVGNHEFDQGLDDLTGRIAKNSHFEILGANVYKDGKRALPAYSIEEHDGFKVAVIGVVTEQTRDLVSPAGIEGVEFTDAVDEVNKVVKEMEAEGVEYDFLVAEYHAGGAKSAEPGSTIDDALLARLAEDTSPKVNAIFTGHTHKSYLYVHNGRSIIQTGEYGQNLGAVSFTKDAEGNWSAGEPTLVPTKGKSEGEGCANYPRYVEAAKIADAAIAKGDELGSKKIGEVTGDVTTAWDGSKAEYKNDTWSRKAGDESKKGDDRSSSSAISNIAAESQVWALNRDSYPGKKPDLGVMGPGSMRAELYYNEDGTVSVKNANDVMPFANNVHTVDLTGAQLKTMLEQQWRDNADRPYLQLGLSKNVSYTFDPSAEKGEHITGIWLNGKQIDLTDTEKLYTVVGQSFLLDGGDEFSVFKEGKNHVDTGLLDRDTWMDYIAKNSPLTPDYSQRGAGIEFLNEDPASAGTKDNPLRVRITKLHSTSLGAPKITKAIVTIGGHTYEADYAFDETLGEWAATVDLFPHECLEAGEYDATVTAVPETGTAITLPLKVTRTGDVPANCSEGGTDEGGTDEGGSTEDGSGEGSDRGDGEDSDAGTPESQPSTEHDARTPSVSSLPRTGAEVTSLVALSAVVMIAGASVLVHRRRA, encoded by the coding sequence ATGGCTCTCTCCCTGCGCCGCGCCGGTGCACTCCTCGCCGCGGCATTCGTGACGGCTCCGCTGGTGGCCGCATCCCCGGCCTTCGCCGAGGAACAGCAAGACACCCTTACTCTTTTCAATATCAACGACTTCCACGGCCGCATCAACGCTTCGGCGAAGGACCTCGCCTGCACGCTCGAAGAAGAACGCGCGAAGGTCGACGGCCCTTCGTTCTTCCTTTCGGCTGGCGATAACGTCGGCGCGAGCGAGTTCGAATCGTTCATCCAGCAGGATGAGCCGACGATCGACTACCTCAATGCGCTCGGTCTCGAGGCTAGCGCCGTCGGTAACCACGAGTTCGATCAGGGACTTGATGATCTCACTGGACGCATTGCGAAGAACTCGCATTTCGAGATCCTCGGTGCGAACGTGTACAAGGACGGAAAGCGGGCGCTGCCGGCCTATTCGATTGAGGAGCACGACGGTTTCAAGGTCGCCGTGATCGGTGTTGTCACCGAGCAAACTCGTGACCTCGTGTCCCCCGCGGGAATCGAAGGTGTCGAGTTCACCGATGCCGTAGACGAGGTTAATAAGGTCGTCAAAGAAATGGAGGCCGAGGGCGTCGAGTACGACTTCCTCGTGGCTGAGTACCACGCGGGCGGTGCTAAGAGCGCCGAGCCTGGTTCGACGATCGACGACGCGCTTCTCGCGCGCCTCGCGGAGGACACCTCCCCAAAGGTGAACGCTATCTTCACCGGCCACACCCACAAGTCCTATCTGTACGTGCACAACGGTCGTTCGATCATCCAGACCGGCGAGTACGGGCAGAATCTTGGCGCCGTTTCCTTCACGAAGGATGCCGAGGGTAATTGGAGCGCCGGGGAACCGACACTCGTGCCCACCAAAGGTAAGTCTGAGGGGGAAGGCTGCGCGAACTACCCGCGGTACGTCGAGGCTGCGAAGATCGCCGACGCTGCGATTGCGAAGGGCGACGAGCTCGGCTCGAAGAAGATCGGCGAGGTCACGGGTGACGTTACGACCGCGTGGGACGGCTCGAAGGCCGAGTACAAGAACGATACGTGGAGCCGCAAGGCCGGTGATGAGAGCAAGAAGGGCGATGACCGTTCGTCCAGTTCCGCAATCTCCAATATCGCCGCTGAATCCCAGGTGTGGGCGCTGAACCGCGATTCCTACCCGGGTAAGAAGCCCGATCTCGGCGTCATGGGCCCCGGTTCGATGCGCGCCGAGCTCTATTACAACGAGGATGGAACGGTGAGCGTCAAGAACGCAAACGACGTCATGCCGTTCGCCAACAACGTGCACACGGTCGACCTGACGGGCGCGCAGCTCAAAACCATGCTTGAACAGCAGTGGCGCGATAACGCTGATCGCCCCTACCTCCAGCTGGGGCTATCGAAGAATGTGAGCTACACGTTCGATCCGAGCGCCGAGAAGGGCGAGCACATCACGGGCATCTGGCTCAACGGAAAGCAGATCGACCTTACCGACACCGAGAAGCTCTACACGGTCGTCGGCCAGAGCTTCCTGCTCGACGGTGGTGACGAGTTCAGCGTCTTCAAGGAGGGCAAGAACCACGTCGATACGGGTCTTCTCGATCGCGATACGTGGATGGACTACATCGCGAAGAATTCCCCCCTCACGCCCGATTACAGTCAGCGCGGCGCGGGCATCGAGTTCCTCAACGAGGATCCTGCGTCTGCCGGCACGAAGGACAACCCGCTGCGTGTGCGGATCACGAAGCTCCACTCGACTTCACTCGGGGCACCGAAGATTACGAAAGCAATCGTGACGATCGGTGGTCACACGTACGAGGCCGACTACGCGTTTGACGAGACGCTCGGCGAGTGGGCCGCAACCGTGGACCTCTTCCCGCATGAGTGTCTTGAGGCTGGCGAGTACGACGCAACCGTCACGGCTGTTCCCGAGACCGGCACAGCGATCACCCTTCCACTGAAGGTGACCCGCACGGGTGACGTCCCCGCGAACTGCTCCGAGGGCGGCACTGACGAGGGTGGCACCGATGAGGGTGGCAGCACCGAAGATGGCTCGGGTGAGGGCAGTGACCGGGGCGATGGCGAGGATTCCGACGCCGGCACGCCAGAATCGCAGCCGTCGACGGAGCACGACGCTCGCACACCTTCTGTGTCGAGCCTTCCGCGAACAGGTGCAGAAGTCACCAGCCTTGTCGCTCTTTCCGCTGTTGTCATGATTGCGGGTGCGAGCGTGCTTGTGCATCGCCGTCGCGCATAG
- a CDS encoding VanZ family protein has product MNSAPFLALVAALANAVFFMPKIPNAAEPVMSLPGADKIGHTLIFAFTTWAFARLLTLQDQSVLAWSSAPAHGAHERGHAQLGSVFGSVRVRRLLAVIATLILWGAAIEVLQSFMPARSADFTDLLADACGIALGVGALWIELALAQRSRSRLSTN; this is encoded by the coding sequence ATGAATTCCGCACCTTTTCTCGCCCTCGTGGCGGCGCTCGCCAACGCCGTGTTTTTCATGCCGAAGATTCCGAACGCCGCCGAGCCCGTCATGAGCCTCCCCGGCGCCGATAAGATCGGTCACACTCTCATCTTTGCCTTCACAACCTGGGCTTTTGCGAGGCTCCTGACACTTCAGGATCAAAGCGTTCTCGCGTGGTCCTCCGCGCCAGCGCACGGCGCCCACGAAAGGGGTCACGCGCAGCTCGGTTCGGTGTTCGGGTCCGTGCGGGTCCGACGCTTGCTCGCCGTCATCGCGACCCTCATTCTTTGGGGCGCCGCAATCGAGGTCCTGCAGTCGTTCATGCCGGCGCGCTCGGCTGACTTCACCGACCTCCTTGCAGATGCCTGCGGAATCGCTCTCGGCGTCGGAGCCCTGTGGATCGAACTCGCGCTCGCCCAGCGTTCTCGCTCACGCCTCTCCACAAATTGA